In Streptomyces thermolilacinus SPC6, a single genomic region encodes these proteins:
- a CDS encoding dolichyl-phosphate-mannose--protein mannosyltransferase: MTRTAPQALHGQDGPGGPAADPLGGHEPPSWERRLRRFGYAPRAVTGLRERLVPPYVRPSGHWHGLPPRTAHALLRVAPWGGPLLVALVAGVLRFWNLGSPHAVIFDETYYAKDAWALIHNGYEGSWPKDVDGTILRDPGAVAVPVDPGYVVHPPVGKWVIGLGEWMFGFDPFGWRFMVAVCGTLSVLMLCRIGRRLFRSTFLGCLAGALLAVDGLHFVMSRTALLDQVLMFFVLAAFGCLLADRDWARRRLATALPVDADGVLRPDVRIAETLRLGWRPWRLAAGVMLGLAAATKWNGLYIMAAFGLLTVAWDVGARRVAGAHRPYAAALKRDVLPAFVSTVPVALATYVASWTGWITSDKGYFRDWATTGDGRDSSWSWLFPDWWRSLWHYESEVYTFHVNLTSGHTYESNPWSWIILGRPVSYFYESPAQGEKGCPADAAEKCAREVLAIGTPMLWWAACFALLYVLWRWFFRRDWRAGAIVCAVAAGWAPWFLYQERTIFLFYAVVFVPFLCLAVAMMIGAMLGPPATRAGADGGPGPAPQGTGLTGAGAGLAGAGAGAAGSDPYARAERRRTIGAVAAGVLVLLIVWNFIYFWPLYTGETIPMDQWRARMWLDTWV, translated from the coding sequence GTGACCAGAACTGCGCCTCAGGCCCTGCACGGACAGGACGGCCCGGGCGGGCCCGCCGCCGACCCCCTCGGGGGACACGAGCCGCCCTCCTGGGAGCGGCGCCTGCGCCGGTTCGGGTACGCCCCGCGCGCGGTGACCGGGCTGCGGGAGCGGCTCGTGCCGCCGTACGTCCGGCCGTCGGGCCACTGGCACGGGCTGCCGCCGCGCACGGCGCACGCCCTGCTGCGGGTCGCGCCGTGGGGCGGGCCGCTGCTGGTGGCGCTGGTCGCCGGGGTGCTGCGGTTCTGGAACCTGGGCTCGCCGCACGCGGTGATATTCGACGAGACGTACTACGCCAAGGACGCCTGGGCGCTGATCCACAACGGCTACGAGGGCTCGTGGCCGAAGGACGTCGACGGGACGATCCTGAGGGACCCCGGCGCGGTCGCCGTCCCGGTCGATCCGGGCTATGTGGTGCACCCGCCGGTCGGCAAGTGGGTCATCGGGCTCGGCGAGTGGATGTTCGGCTTCGACCCGTTCGGCTGGCGCTTCATGGTCGCCGTGTGCGGGACGCTGTCGGTGCTGATGCTGTGCCGGATCGGGCGGCGGCTGTTCCGCTCGACGTTCCTCGGCTGCCTGGCGGGCGCGCTGCTCGCCGTGGACGGGCTGCACTTCGTGATGAGCCGTACGGCGCTGCTGGACCAGGTGCTGATGTTCTTCGTGCTGGCCGCGTTCGGCTGTCTGCTGGCCGACCGGGACTGGGCGCGGCGGCGGCTGGCGACGGCCCTGCCGGTGGACGCGGACGGGGTGCTGCGGCCGGATGTGCGGATCGCGGAGACCCTGCGGCTCGGGTGGCGGCCGTGGCGGCTGGCGGCGGGCGTGATGCTGGGCCTGGCGGCGGCCACCAAGTGGAACGGGCTGTACATCATGGCCGCGTTCGGGCTGCTGACGGTCGCGTGGGACGTGGGCGCGCGCCGCGTGGCGGGGGCGCACCGCCCGTACGCGGCGGCGCTGAAGCGGGACGTGCTGCCCGCGTTCGTCTCGACGGTGCCGGTGGCGCTGGCGACGTACGTGGCGTCGTGGACCGGCTGGATCACCTCCGACAAGGGCTACTTCCGCGACTGGGCGACGACGGGCGACGGCCGGGACAGCTCCTGGTCGTGGCTGTTCCCCGACTGGTGGCGGAGCCTGTGGCACTACGAGTCGGAGGTGTACACGTTCCACGTCAACCTGACGTCGGGGCACACGTACGAGTCCAACCCGTGGAGCTGGATCATCCTGGGCCGCCCCGTGTCGTACTTCTACGAGTCGCCCGCGCAGGGCGAGAAGGGCTGCCCGGCGGACGCGGCGGAGAAGTGCGCCCGCGAGGTCCTGGCGATCGGCACGCCGATGCTGTGGTGGGCGGCGTGCTTCGCGCTGCTGTACGTGCTGTGGCGCTGGTTCTTCCGCCGCGACTGGCGGGCGGGCGCCATCGTGTGCGCGGTCGCGGCCGGGTGGGCGCCGTGGTTCCTGTACCAGGAGCGGACGATCTTCCTGTTCTACGCGGTGGTGTTCGTGCCGTTCCTGTGCCTGGCGGTCGCCATGATGATCGGCGCCATGCTGGGCCCGCCGGCGACACGGGCGGGCGCGGACGGAGGTCCGGGACCGGCGCCGCAGGGCACGGGGCTGACGGGCGCGGGCGCCGGACTTGCGGGCGCGGGCGCCGGGGCGGCGGGCTCGGACCCGTACGCCCGCGCGGAACGCCGCCGCACGATCGGCGCGGTCGCCGCCGGGGTGCTGGTCCTGCTGATCGTCTGGAACTTCATCTACTTCTGGCCGCTCTACACGGGCGAGACGATCCCGATGGACCAGTGGCGGGCCCGGATGTGGCTCGACACATGGGTCTAG
- the rsmI gene encoding 16S rRNA (cytidine(1402)-2'-O)-methyltransferase, with protein sequence MTGTLVLAGTPIGDIADAPPRLAAELAEADVVAAEDTRRLRRLTQGLGVQPRGRVVSYFEGNETARTPELVEALVGGARVLLVTDAGMPSVSDPGYRLVAAAVERDIKVTAVPGPSAVLTALALSGLPVDRFCFEGFLPRKSGERLGRLREVAAERRTLVYFEAPHRLDDTLAAMAEVFGADRRAAVCRELTKTYEEVRRGGLGELAAWAAEGVRGEITVVVEGAPETGPAELDPAELVRRVRVREEAGERRKEAIAAVAAEAGLPKREVFDAVVAAKNAEGAAR encoded by the coding sequence GTGACTGGAACGCTCGTACTCGCAGGTACCCCCATCGGCGACATCGCCGACGCCCCGCCCCGTCTCGCCGCCGAGCTGGCGGAGGCCGACGTCGTCGCCGCCGAGGACACCCGCCGGCTGCGCCGCCTCACCCAGGGCCTCGGTGTGCAGCCGCGCGGCCGGGTCGTGTCGTACTTCGAGGGCAACGAGACCGCGCGCACGCCCGAACTGGTCGAGGCCCTCGTGGGCGGCGCGCGGGTGCTGCTGGTCACCGACGCGGGCATGCCGTCCGTCTCCGACCCCGGCTACCGGCTGGTCGCCGCCGCCGTCGAGCGGGACATCAAGGTCACCGCCGTGCCCGGCCCGTCCGCCGTGCTCACCGCGCTCGCCCTGTCCGGCCTGCCCGTGGACCGGTTCTGCTTCGAGGGCTTCCTGCCCCGCAAGTCCGGCGAGCGGCTCGGCCGTCTGCGCGAGGTCGCCGCCGAGCGCCGCACGCTCGTCTACTTCGAGGCCCCGCACCGCCTCGACGACACGCTCGCCGCGATGGCCGAGGTGTTCGGCGCGGACCGGCGGGCCGCCGTGTGCCGGGAGCTGACCAAGACGTACGAGGAGGTCAGGCGCGGCGGCCTCGGGGAGCTGGCCGCGTGGGCCGCCGAGGGCGTACGGGGCGAGATCACCGTCGTCGTGGAAGGCGCTCCCGAGACGGGTCCCGCCGAGCTCGACCCGGCCGAGCTGGTCCGGCGCGTCCGCGTACGGGAGGAGGCGGGGGAGCGGCGCAAGGAGGCCATCGCCGCCGTCGCCGCCGAGGCGGGACTGCCCAAGCGCGAGGTGTTCGACGCGGTGGTCGCCGCGAAGAACGCCGAGGGTGCCGCCCGTTGA
- a CDS encoding TatD family hydrolase yields the protein MSAKDAPPPLPEPLPVAVADSHTHLDMQASTVDEALTKAGLVGVETVVQVGCDLKGSRWAAETAAQYENVHAAVALHPNEAPRIVLGDPDGWSRQGAREAGGDTALDDALAEIDRLAALDHVKAVGETGLDYFRTGPEGKEAQERSFRVHIEIAKRHGKALVIHDREAHEDVLRVLAEEGAPERTVFHCYSGDADMARICAERGYYMSFAGNVTFKNAQPLRDALAVAPLELVLVETDAPFLTPAPYRGRPNAPYLIPVTVRAMAAVRGIGEEAMATAIAENTARAFAY from the coding sequence ATGAGTGCCAAGGACGCCCCGCCCCCGCTGCCCGAGCCCCTGCCCGTCGCGGTGGCCGATTCGCACACCCACCTCGACATGCAGGCCTCGACCGTCGACGAGGCCCTGACCAAGGCCGGGCTCGTCGGCGTGGAGACCGTCGTGCAGGTGGGCTGCGACCTGAAGGGCTCCCGGTGGGCGGCGGAGACGGCCGCCCAGTACGAGAACGTCCACGCAGCCGTCGCCCTCCACCCCAACGAGGCGCCGCGCATCGTGCTCGGTGATCCCGACGGCTGGTCGCGGCAGGGGGCGCGCGAGGCGGGCGGGGACACCGCGCTGGACGACGCGCTCGCCGAGATCGACCGGCTCGCCGCGCTGGACCACGTGAAGGCGGTCGGCGAGACGGGTCTCGACTACTTCCGTACGGGGCCCGAGGGCAAGGAGGCGCAGGAGCGCTCGTTCCGCGTCCACATCGAGATCGCCAAGCGGCACGGGAAGGCGCTGGTCATCCACGACCGGGAGGCCCACGAGGACGTGCTGCGCGTCCTGGCGGAGGAGGGCGCCCCGGAACGGACCGTCTTCCACTGCTACTCGGGCGACGCCGACATGGCCCGGATCTGCGCCGAGCGCGGCTACTACATGTCGTTCGCCGGGAACGTCACGTTCAAGAACGCCCAGCCGCTGCGCGACGCCCTCGCGGTCGCCCCGCTGGAGCTGGTGCTGGTCGAGACGGACGCGCCGTTCCTGACGCCCGCGCCGTACCGGGGGCGGCCGAACGCCCCGTACCTCATCCCGGTCACCGTGCGCGCGATGGCCGCCGTACGGGGGATCGGCGAGGAGGCCATGGCGACGGCGATCGCGGAGAACACCGCACGCGCGTTCGCCTACTGA
- a CDS encoding ubiquitin-like domain-containing protein has protein sequence MGELLAAEGVATGPHDLVAPALRTPLTGGDEVAVRWGRPLRLDLDGRARHLWTTARTVDQALRALGVRAEGAHLSVSRSARIGREGLALAVRTERAVTFRADGRERTIRTNAATVAEALRQARITLQGRDTTSVPPGAFPRDGQTVTVQRVRDRRETRYETVPYAVRRVRDPGLYRGTEVVDRKGRPGLRRLTYEIRTVDGVPRHTRRTGTALVREPVTRVVRFGTRERPRSTPPGGAQARPQSGSPYRPRKATAAEPRRTYHSGSVAGAERLNWAALAACESGGRPDAVDPSGTYGGLYQFDLRTWRSVGGSGRPQDASAAEQTYRAKKLYAKRGASPWPVCGRRLYR, from the coding sequence GTGGGCGAACTGCTCGCCGCCGAAGGCGTCGCCACCGGCCCCCACGACCTCGTGGCCCCCGCGCTCCGCACGCCCCTGACCGGAGGCGACGAGGTGGCCGTCCGCTGGGGCCGCCCCCTCCGTCTCGACCTCGACGGCCGCGCCCGGCACCTGTGGACCACCGCCCGTACGGTGGACCAGGCCCTGCGCGCCCTCGGCGTCCGGGCCGAGGGCGCGCACCTGTCGGTCTCCCGCTCCGCCCGCATCGGCCGCGAGGGGCTGGCCCTCGCGGTACGCACCGAACGCGCCGTGACGTTCCGCGCCGACGGCCGCGAGCGCACGATCCGTACGAACGCCGCCACCGTCGCCGAGGCCCTCCGCCAGGCCCGGATCACCCTCCAGGGCCGCGACACGACGTCCGTACCGCCCGGCGCCTTCCCCCGCGACGGCCAGACCGTCACCGTCCAGCGCGTGCGGGACCGCCGCGAGACCCGCTACGAGACCGTCCCGTACGCCGTGCGGCGCGTCCGGGACCCGGGCCTGTACCGGGGCACCGAGGTCGTGGACCGGAAGGGCCGACCCGGCCTGCGCCGCCTCACGTACGAGATCCGCACCGTGGACGGCGTCCCCCGCCACACCCGCAGGACCGGCACCGCCCTGGTCCGCGAGCCGGTCACCCGGGTCGTCCGCTTCGGCACCCGCGAGCGCCCCCGGAGCACCCCGCCGGGCGGCGCGCAGGCGCGCCCGCAGTCCGGCTCCCCGTACCGGCCCCGGAAGGCGACCGCCGCCGAGCCCCGCCGGACGTACCACTCAGGCTCCGTCGCGGGCGCCGAGCGCCTGAACTGGGCGGCGCTCGCCGCCTGCGAGTCCGGTGGCCGTCCCGACGCCGTTGACCCGTCCGGCACGTACGGCGGTCTGTACCAGTTCGACCTGCGGACCTGGCGTTCCGTCGGTGGCAGCGGCCGCCCGCAGGACGCGTCCGCCGCCGAACAGACATACCGGGCGAAGAAGCTCTACGCGAAGCGGGGGGCGAGCCCGTGGCCGGTGTGCGGCCGTAGGCTGTATCGGTGA
- the rsmA gene encoding 16S rRNA (adenine(1518)-N(6)/adenine(1519)-N(6))-dimethyltransferase RsmA yields MSTTEPDALLGPADIRELAAALGVRPTKQRGQNFVIDANTVRRIVRTAEVRPDDVVVEVGPGLGSLTLALLEAADRVVAVEIDDTLAAALPATITARMPERATRFSLVHSDAMDVRELPGPPPTALVANLPYNVAVPVLLHMLDRFPTIERTLVMVQAEVADRLAARPGNKVYGVPSVKANWYAEVKRAGAIGRNVFWPAPNVDSGLVSLVRRDPPATTASKREVFAVVDAAFAQRRKTLRAALAGWAGSPAAAEAALVAAGVSPQARGESLTVEEFARIAEARA; encoded by the coding sequence GTGAGCACCACTGAGCCCGACGCCCTCCTCGGCCCCGCCGACATCCGCGAACTGGCCGCCGCCCTGGGCGTACGTCCCACCAAGCAGCGCGGTCAGAACTTCGTCATCGACGCCAACACCGTCCGGCGCATCGTCCGCACCGCGGAGGTACGCCCCGACGACGTCGTGGTGGAGGTCGGCCCCGGGCTCGGCTCCCTCACCCTGGCGCTGCTGGAGGCCGCCGACCGCGTCGTGGCCGTCGAGATCGACGACACGCTCGCCGCGGCCCTGCCCGCCACGATCACCGCCCGCATGCCCGAGCGGGCCACGCGCTTCTCGCTGGTCCACTCCGACGCGATGGACGTGCGGGAGCTGCCGGGCCCGCCGCCCACCGCGCTCGTCGCGAACCTGCCGTACAACGTCGCCGTGCCCGTCCTCCTGCACATGCTGGACCGGTTCCCGACCATCGAGCGGACCCTCGTCATGGTCCAGGCGGAGGTCGCCGACCGGCTCGCCGCCCGCCCCGGCAACAAGGTGTACGGCGTGCCGTCCGTGAAGGCCAACTGGTACGCCGAGGTCAAGCGCGCCGGAGCCATCGGGCGCAACGTGTTCTGGCCCGCGCCGAACGTGGACTCCGGCCTCGTGTCCCTCGTGCGCCGCGACCCGCCCGCGACGACCGCCTCCAAGCGGGAGGTGTTCGCCGTCGTGGACGCCGCCTTCGCGCAGCGCCGCAAGACCCTGCGCGCCGCGCTCGCCGGGTGGGCCGGTTCGCCCGCCGCCGCCGAGGCCGCGCTCGTCGCCGCCGGAGTGTCCCCGCAGGCGCGGGGCGAGTCGTTGACCGTCGAAGAGTTCGCCCGTATCGCGGAGGCCCGAGCGTGA
- a CDS encoding 4-(cytidine 5'-diphospho)-2-C-methyl-D-erythritol kinase, protein MSITVRVPAKVNVQLAVGPARPDGFHDLANVFLAVSLYDEVTATPADSLRITCEGPDAEQVPLDRTNLAARAAELLAARHGIAPDVHLHIAKDIPVAGGMAGGSADGAAALLACDALWGTGASRAELLDICAELGSDVPFSLVGGAALGTGRGEQLTELPLGGTFHWVFAVADGGLSTPAVYREFDRLTPDAPVPEASPALLEALRTGDTTALAGALANDLQPAALSLRPSLADTLAAGTAAGALAGIVSGSGPTTAFLVKDAEAAESVAAALIASGTCRTARAATSPAPGARVLTA, encoded by the coding sequence GTGAGCATCACCGTACGAGTCCCGGCCAAGGTCAACGTCCAGCTCGCGGTCGGCCCGGCCCGCCCCGACGGCTTCCACGACCTGGCGAACGTGTTCCTCGCCGTGTCCCTGTACGACGAGGTGACCGCCACCCCCGCCGACAGCCTGCGGATCACGTGCGAGGGCCCCGACGCGGAACAGGTGCCCCTGGACCGTACGAACCTCGCCGCCCGCGCGGCGGAACTGCTCGCCGCCCGGCACGGCATCGCCCCCGACGTGCACCTGCACATCGCCAAGGACATCCCCGTCGCGGGCGGCATGGCGGGCGGCAGCGCCGACGGGGCCGCCGCCCTCCTGGCCTGCGACGCCCTGTGGGGCACGGGCGCGAGCCGCGCCGAACTGCTGGACATCTGCGCCGAGCTGGGCAGCGACGTGCCGTTCTCCCTCGTCGGAGGCGCCGCGCTGGGCACCGGCCGGGGCGAGCAGCTCACCGAACTGCCGCTGGGCGGCACGTTCCACTGGGTGTTCGCCGTCGCCGACGGGGGCCTGTCCACCCCGGCGGTGTACCGGGAGTTCGACCGGCTCACGCCCGACGCGCCCGTGCCCGAGGCGTCCCCCGCGCTCCTCGAAGCGCTGCGCACGGGCGACACGACCGCCCTCGCCGGGGCCCTCGCCAACGACCTCCAGCCCGCCGCGCTGTCCCTGCGCCCGTCGCTCGCCGACACCCTCGCGGCCGGCACGGCGGCCGGGGCGCTCGCCGGGATCGTGTCCGGCTCGGGACCCACGACGGCGTTCCTGGTCAAGGACGCGGAGGCGGCCGAGTCCGTCGCGGCCGCGCTCATCGCGTCCGGCACGTGCCGCACGGCCCGCGCGGCCACCTCACCGGCGCCCGGCGCGCGGGTGCTCACCGCGTGA
- a CDS encoding lipoprotein, whose product MTTRGEARDTDRGTVRGAGRGAVRGTAAVAAAALLAGCGLGTEPAGTKTEAAPGSAATRSPAAPSPAVSPSPAASASPAAKGGTVGAAGSACPLPVPVTFDTAADWEPKKVKPITDPDLEELNELLEQGTLTLGCEIDAKPAGYIGFLKVWTDDAKDTTPRAALESFVAGDDSPAKAVYRDVRVGKDGALAATEVTYLVTSALLDEQKKARALAVMTPRGPLVLELGGMDTEEHEAMLPAYELAKATLAVTAN is encoded by the coding sequence GTGACGACGCGGGGCGAGGCGCGGGACACGGACAGAGGCACGGTGCGGGGTGCGGGCCGCGGTGCGGTGCGGGGCACGGCGGCGGTGGCGGCCGCGGCGCTGCTGGCCGGGTGCGGACTGGGCACGGAGCCGGCCGGTACGAAGACCGAGGCGGCACCGGGCTCCGCCGCCACGCGCTCCCCGGCCGCCCCCTCCCCCGCCGTCTCTCCCTCTCCCGCCGCCTCCGCCTCCCCCGCCGCGAAGGGCGGGACCGTCGGTGCGGCGGGGTCGGCGTGCCCGCTGCCGGTGCCGGTGACGTTCGACACGGCCGCCGACTGGGAGCCGAAGAAGGTCAAGCCGATCACCGACCCGGACCTCGAGGAACTGAACGAGCTGCTGGAGCAGGGCACCCTCACCCTCGGGTGCGAGATCGACGCCAAGCCCGCCGGGTACATCGGCTTCCTGAAGGTGTGGACGGACGACGCCAAGGACACCACGCCGCGCGCCGCGCTGGAGTCCTTCGTCGCCGGCGACGACTCGCCCGCGAAGGCCGTCTATCGTGACGTCCGGGTGGGCAAGGACGGCGCGCTCGCGGCGACCGAGGTGACGTACCTCGTCACCAGCGCGCTCCTCGACGAGCAGAAGAAGGCCCGCGCCCTGGCCGTGATGACGCCGCGCGGCCCGCTCGTGCTGGAGCTGGGCGGCATGGACACCGAGGAGCACGAGGCGATGCTCCCCGCGTACGAACTGGCGAAGGCGACCCTCGCCGTCACGGCGAACTGA
- a CDS encoding ABC-F family ATP-binding cassette domain-containing protein yields MAANLVNVEAVSKVYGTRALLDGVSLGVSEGDRIGVVGRNGDGKTTLIRVLAKLEEADSGRVTHNGGLRLGVLTQHDSLDPAATVRHEVIGDLADHEWAGSAKIRDVLTGLFGGLDLPGFPQGLDTVIGPLSGGERRRIALAKLLIAEQDLIVLDEPTNHLDVEGIAWLARHLQARRSALVCVTHDRWFLDQVCTRMWDVQRGTVHEYEGGYSDYVFARAERERIAATEETKRQNLVRKELAWLRRGAPARTSKPRYRIEAANELIADVPPPRDASELMRFASARLGKTVFDLEDVTVQAGPKVLLKHLTWQLGPGDRVGLVGVNGAGKTSLLRALAEAAVSQGEKQPAAGRVVVGRTVRLAYLSQDVAELPPALRVLEAVQQIRDRVDLGKGREMTAGQLCEKFGFTKEKQWTPVGDLSGGERRRLQLLRLLMDEPNVLFLDEPTNDLDIETLTQLEDLLDGWPGSMIVISHDRFFLERTTDRTFALLGDATLRMLPRGIDEYLERRERMVEAASTPSPAAAAAAAPAAAAKAAKAVSAADARAAKKELQRIERQLDKISSRESTLHAQIAENATDFEKVAKLDAELRELASEREDLETRWLELAEDA; encoded by the coding sequence ATGGCCGCGAACCTGGTCAATGTCGAGGCCGTCAGCAAGGTGTACGGCACCCGTGCCCTGCTCGACGGAGTGTCCCTCGGCGTGTCCGAAGGCGACCGGATCGGTGTGGTGGGGCGGAACGGCGACGGCAAGACCACGCTGATCCGCGTCCTCGCCAAGCTGGAGGAGGCCGACAGCGGCCGCGTCACCCACAACGGCGGCCTGCGCCTGGGCGTCCTCACCCAGCACGACTCGCTCGACCCGGCCGCGACCGTGCGGCACGAGGTGATCGGCGACCTCGCGGACCACGAGTGGGCGGGCAGCGCCAAGATCCGCGACGTGCTCACCGGCCTGTTCGGGGGCCTCGACCTGCCCGGTTTCCCGCAGGGCCTGGACACGGTGATCGGCCCGCTGTCCGGCGGTGAGCGGCGCCGTATCGCGCTCGCCAAGCTGCTGATCGCCGAGCAGGACCTGATCGTCCTCGACGAGCCGACCAACCACCTGGACGTCGAGGGCATCGCCTGGCTGGCCCGGCACCTCCAGGCCCGCCGCTCCGCGCTCGTCTGCGTCACCCACGACCGCTGGTTCCTCGACCAGGTGTGCACCCGCATGTGGGACGTCCAGCGCGGCACGGTCCACGAGTACGAGGGCGGCTACTCCGACTACGTCTTCGCGCGCGCCGAGCGGGAGCGGATCGCCGCCACGGAGGAGACCAAGCGGCAGAACCTGGTCCGCAAGGAGCTGGCGTGGCTGCGGCGCGGCGCCCCCGCCCGTACGTCCAAGCCCCGCTACCGCATCGAGGCGGCCAACGAGCTGATCGCCGACGTGCCGCCGCCGCGCGACGCGAGCGAGCTGATGCGGTTCGCGTCGGCCCGGCTCGGCAAGACCGTGTTCGACCTGGAGGACGTGACCGTCCAGGCCGGTCCGAAGGTGCTGCTGAAGCACCTGACGTGGCAGCTCGGCCCGGGCGACCGGGTCGGCCTCGTCGGCGTGAACGGCGCGGGCAAGACCTCGCTGCTGCGGGCGCTGGCCGAGGCGGCCGTGTCGCAGGGCGAGAAGCAGCCCGCCGCTGGACGGGTCGTCGTCGGGCGGACCGTGCGCCTCGCCTACCTGTCGCAGGACGTGGCGGAGCTGCCGCCCGCGCTGCGCGTGCTGGAGGCCGTCCAGCAGATCAGGGACCGCGTCGACCTCGGCAAGGGCCGGGAGATGACGGCGGGGCAGCTGTGCGAGAAGTTCGGCTTCACCAAGGAGAAGCAGTGGACGCCGGTCGGGGACCTGTCCGGCGGTGAGCGGCGCCGCCTCCAGCTGCTGCGGCTGCTGATGGACGAGCCGAACGTCCTCTTCCTCGACGAGCCGACCAACGACCTGGACATCGAGACGCTGACGCAGCTGGAGGACCTCCTCGACGGCTGGCCCGGCTCGATGATCGTCATCTCCCACGACCGGTTCTTCCTCGAGCGCACCACGGACCGGACGTTCGCGCTGCTCGGCGACGCGACGCTGCGGATGCTGCCGCGCGGGATCGACGAGTACCTGGAGCGGCGCGAGCGGATGGTCGAGGCGGCGTCCACGCCCTCGCCCGCCGCCGCGGCCGCCGCCGCTCCGGCCGCCGCGGCCAAGGCGGCGAAGGCGGTGTCCGCCGCCGACGCCCGCGCCGCGAAGAAGGAACTCCAGCGGATCGAGCGGCAGCTCGACAAGATCTCCAGCCGGGAATCCACCCTTCACGCCCAAATCGCGGAGAATGC